A stretch of the Rhizobium sullae genome encodes the following:
- the pxpB gene encoding 5-oxoprolinase subunit PxpB: protein MVKMFPRIHACGDSALSVELCDTIDEAVSERVIALAQNLADAPVNGVEELVPTYRSLMVFYDPETVRGHSLAMTLRLRLDALVVGANHVRRFHVPVVYGGTMGMDLQELADMKDLTVSQLIELHSSAEYRVFMIGFAPGFAYLGGLPEILHTPRLATPRQRIEASAIGIGGKQASINSVPGPSGWRFLGRTPLRLFDPARAEPFLLKAGDRVTFRPVSEDEAETLDRAIAAGRMTGEAVPQ, encoded by the coding sequence ATGGTCAAGATGTTTCCGCGCATTCATGCTTGCGGCGACAGCGCCTTGTCTGTTGAGTTGTGCGACACCATTGACGAGGCAGTCAGCGAGCGAGTCATAGCGCTCGCACAAAATCTAGCGGATGCGCCGGTGAATGGTGTCGAGGAGCTGGTGCCGACCTACCGCTCGTTGATGGTGTTTTATGATCCTGAAACGGTTCGCGGGCACAGTCTCGCGATGACGTTGCGTCTGCGATTGGATGCCCTTGTCGTCGGCGCTAACCACGTGCGGCGTTTCCACGTGCCTGTCGTCTATGGCGGGACAATGGGTATGGACCTGCAGGAACTCGCCGACATGAAGGATCTGACGGTTTCCCAGCTGATCGAACTTCATTCGTCGGCTGAATATCGGGTCTTCATGATCGGTTTTGCGCCCGGCTTTGCCTATCTCGGTGGGCTGCCGGAAATCCTGCATACGCCACGTCTTGCAACGCCCCGGCAAAGGATAGAGGCAAGCGCGATCGGCATCGGAGGCAAGCAGGCGAGCATCAATTCCGTTCCAGGGCCAAGCGGCTGGCGGTTTCTCGGCCGGACGCCACTGCGGCTTTTCGATCCGGCAAGAGCCGAGCCATTTCTGCTCAAAGCCGGCGATCGCGTCACATTTCGGCCCGTCAGCGAGGACGAGGCCGAGACGCTTGATCGAGCGATCGCTGCGGGACGGATGACGGGCGAGGCGGTGCCGCAATGA
- a CDS encoding LamB/YcsF family protein, which produces MATIDLNCDMGESFGAYKMGDDESMLELISTANIACGFHAGDPVVMRDTILAAKARGVAIGAHPSFMDLYGFGRRRIAGERPEDLEAQIIYQIAAMQGMATALSWPITHVKTHGSLGNMAAIDAELAAVCVRAIKAVDPTLVFITLPYSETMKAAEVAGLRVACEIYADRTYDDAGMLTSRQMEGSVIHDPQQSVDQVVSMVRDGVIPTMGGRRLPVEAATICVHGDNPHAVAMVRALRTSLAAHGVDIAPFAKPAI; this is translated from the coding sequence ATGGCAACCATCGACCTCAATTGTGACATGGGAGAAAGCTTCGGCGCCTACAAGATGGGCGATGACGAATCGATGCTAGAGCTTATTTCCACCGCCAACATTGCCTGCGGATTTCACGCGGGAGACCCCGTGGTTATGCGCGACACGATCCTGGCCGCCAAGGCCAGAGGCGTGGCGATCGGTGCCCACCCGTCCTTTATGGATCTTTACGGTTTCGGCCGCCGCCGCATTGCCGGCGAACGTCCTGAAGATCTGGAAGCGCAGATCATCTATCAGATCGCGGCCATGCAGGGCATGGCGACAGCCCTGTCCTGGCCGATAACCCATGTCAAAACCCATGGCTCCCTCGGCAACATGGCGGCGATTGACGCCGAACTCGCCGCCGTCTGCGTTCGCGCCATCAAGGCAGTCGATCCAACGCTCGTGTTCATTACCCTTCCCTATTCGGAAACGATGAAGGCAGCAGAAGTCGCCGGTCTTCGCGTCGCCTGCGAAATCTATGCCGACCGGACCTATGACGATGCCGGCATGCTGACCTCCAGGCAGATGGAAGGATCGGTCATTCACGATCCGCAGCAGAGCGTCGACCAGGTTGTGTCGATGGTCCGGGATGGCGTTATTCCAACCATGGGCGGGAGAAGGTTGCCCGTAGAAGCGGCGACGATCTGTGTTCACGGCGATAATCCCCATGCTGTAGCGATGGTCCGCGCCTTGCGCACATCACTCGCCGCCCATGGCGTCGATATCGCTCCCTTTGCAAAACCTGCGATCTGA
- a CDS encoding D-amino-acid transaminase, translated as MSRIVYLNGTWLPEADAKVSVFDRGFLFADAIYEVTAVIGGKLIDYHGHSARLQRSLSELGIPCPLSEPSLLDAHREIVHRNGLDEGLIYLQISRGAADRDFAYPAKAEPTLVLFTQAKPILNNPRSETGISIATVPDWRWERRDIKTVQLLYPSMAKMEAMRRGADDAWLVEDGLVTEGSAATAHIVKADGTLVTRGLSNALLHGITRASIIDLARGAGMAVEERAFSVEEAQAAAEAFITSATNFSTSVIKIDEVIIGDGTPGPVSRRLRALYTESRLASAI; from the coding sequence ATGAGCCGCATTGTTTATTTGAATGGCACCTGGCTTCCCGAAGCCGATGCGAAAGTGTCCGTTTTCGATCGTGGCTTTCTGTTTGCTGACGCCATCTACGAAGTCACAGCCGTCATCGGCGGCAAGCTGATTGACTACCATGGCCATAGCGCGCGTCTTCAGCGGTCCCTTTCAGAGCTCGGCATTCCCTGCCCGCTCTCCGAACCGTCGCTGCTGGACGCCCATCGGGAGATCGTCCATCGCAACGGGCTGGATGAGGGGCTGATCTACCTACAGATCAGCCGTGGTGCCGCGGATCGCGATTTTGCCTATCCCGCCAAGGCGGAGCCGACGCTGGTACTCTTCACCCAGGCAAAGCCGATATTGAACAATCCGCGGAGCGAGACTGGCATCTCGATCGCCACCGTTCCGGACTGGCGCTGGGAGCGACGGGACATCAAAACCGTGCAACTGCTCTATCCATCCATGGCGAAGATGGAGGCGATGCGGCGCGGTGCCGACGACGCGTGGCTCGTTGAGGATGGGCTTGTCACCGAGGGCAGCGCTGCAACAGCCCACATCGTGAAAGCCGACGGAACGCTCGTGACACGTGGCCTGTCGAATGCGCTGCTACATGGGATCACCCGCGCGAGCATCATCGATCTCGCTCGCGGCGCTGGAATGGCCGTTGAAGAAAGGGCATTTTCTGTGGAAGAAGCTCAGGCGGCGGCCGAAGCCTTCATCACGTCTGCAACCAACTTCTCCACCTCGGTGATCAAGATCGATGAGGTCATCATCGGTGACGGCACGCCTGGCCCCGTCTCAAGAAGGCTTCGCGCGCTTTACACGGAGAGTCGCTTGGCTTCAGCAATTTGA
- the betI gene encoding choline-binding transcriptional repressor BetI, which translates to MKLTKISAIRRKELRQAAFQVLQQEGMAGATLEKVAAHAGASKGIVLHYFRNKQELFEHAMREANLVLSEAVSARLRQATTPYERLEAIIDGNFEARFFQPSICHAWLSLCAEVPREPQLARIQTVIHARMRSNLMSALVHLLPRAECEEVALTITALIDGLWLRAGLQSGGLSRDTALAQMRDYLDHRLPFQPTV; encoded by the coding sequence ATGAAACTCACGAAAATCAGTGCAATTCGCCGCAAGGAATTGCGGCAGGCGGCTTTCCAGGTGCTTCAGCAGGAAGGCATGGCCGGCGCAACACTCGAAAAGGTCGCCGCCCATGCCGGCGCTTCAAAGGGCATCGTGCTGCATTATTTCCGCAACAAGCAGGAGCTTTTCGAGCATGCCATGCGCGAGGCCAACCTCGTGCTGAGCGAAGCCGTCAGCGCGCGGCTGAGACAGGCGACAACGCCCTATGAGCGGCTGGAGGCGATCATCGATGGCAATTTCGAGGCGCGTTTCTTTCAACCCTCGATCTGCCATGCCTGGCTTTCACTTTGCGCCGAGGTGCCACGGGAGCCGCAGCTCGCCCGCATTCAGACGGTGATCCACGCACGCATGCGCTCCAACCTGATGTCGGCCCTCGTCCACCTTCTGCCTCGCGCCGAATGCGAGGAGGTGGCCTTGACGATCACAGCCTTGATCGACGGGTTGTGGCTGCGCGCCGGACTTCAATCGGGAGGCCTCAGCCGCGACACGGCGCTTGCGCAGATGCGAGATTATCTCGATCACCGCCTCCCCTTTCAGCCAACGGTCTGA
- the choX gene encoding choline ABC transporter substrate-binding protein, which translates to MMQHLKTGMLSILLGAVAMPAFAADPESCKVVRMAEPGWNDLAFTTGISLTLLKALGYEPQSSLLGIDVIYLSLKNKDLDVFLGYWDPAMVSYYKPYKDDGSVEDVVTNLKGAKYTFAVPVYVWEAGVKDFADLQKFPDQFEKKLYGIEPGSNQLMIDATKDPALGLAGWEVVESSEQGMLAEVQRHARDKAFIVFQGWAPHPMNTALDIRYLTGGDKFYGPDFGAATVSTQVRKGYLQECPNVAKLLSNLTFDIDFENKGMGYLMTDGLSPEDAAMKALVGEPQRLDAWLDGVSSFDGKPGRDVVKAKLFP; encoded by the coding sequence ATGATGCAGCATTTGAAAACAGGCATGCTTTCCATCCTTCTCGGTGCGGTCGCCATGCCGGCTTTTGCCGCAGACCCCGAAAGCTGCAAGGTCGTTCGCATGGCCGAGCCCGGCTGGAACGATCTGGCATTCACCACCGGCATCAGCCTGACGCTCCTGAAGGCGCTCGGCTACGAGCCGCAGAGTTCGCTGCTTGGCATCGATGTCATCTATCTCAGCCTGAAGAACAAGGATCTCGACGTCTTCCTCGGTTACTGGGATCCGGCCATGGTCAGCTACTACAAGCCCTACAAAGACGATGGATCGGTCGAGGATGTCGTGACCAATCTCAAGGGCGCGAAATACACCTTCGCAGTGCCGGTCTACGTTTGGGAAGCGGGCGTCAAGGATTTTGCCGATCTGCAGAAATTCCCCGACCAGTTCGAAAAGAAGCTCTATGGCATCGAGCCCGGCTCGAACCAGCTGATGATCGATGCGACCAAAGACCCGGCGCTGGGGCTTGCCGGATGGGAGGTGGTGGAATCGAGCGAACAGGGCATGCTGGCCGAAGTCCAACGCCACGCCAGGGACAAGGCCTTCATCGTCTTCCAAGGCTGGGCGCCGCATCCGATGAACACTGCGCTCGACATTCGGTACCTCACCGGCGGCGACAAATTCTACGGTCCCGATTTCGGCGCGGCGACCGTTTCGACGCAGGTGCGCAAGGGTTATCTCCAGGAATGCCCGAACGTCGCGAAACTCTTGTCCAATCTCACCTTCGACATCGACTTCGAAAACAAGGGCATGGGCTATCTGATGACGGACGGCCTGTCTCCGGAGGATGCGGCCATGAAAGCACTGGTCGGCGAACCGCAGCGGCTCGATGCCTGGCTCGACGGTGTGAGCAGTTTCGACGGCAAGCCGGGGCGCGACGTTGTGAAGGCGAAGCTGTTCCCGTGA
- a CDS encoding alpha/beta fold hydrolase, which yields MTTVEQGGWTNRKRLLFLPDGPPMAFIDSGGPGPVLLLLHGYSDSSRSFSLLEPWLSAYRLVVPDLPGHGASAVGSGLAVSDFADDVAALVGALGIDRCIVVGHSMGAMIGMTLTDLLPEMVGALVMISGTLRPTFPKDDLVTEGILSLSDPINPADPLFDLWHAGPYPIDRTFLDPVSREAAAIPSSIWKGILGEFSRLDMTRTASRISVPVLCIAGSEDMLFDAGHRLALASALPDAKSVLMDGFGHNPHWEDPEQVALHVERFLQGVLVAERTFD from the coding sequence GTGACAACCGTCGAACAGGGCGGCTGGACGAACCGCAAGCGCCTCTTGTTTCTGCCGGATGGCCCGCCCATGGCCTTCATCGATAGCGGCGGGCCAGGACCGGTGCTTCTGCTGCTGCACGGCTATTCGGATTCCAGCCGCAGCTTCTCGCTGCTGGAGCCATGGCTTTCGGCCTACCGCTTGGTCGTGCCGGATCTGCCCGGCCATGGCGCTTCTGCTGTCGGCAGCGGTCTGGCGGTCAGCGATTTTGCCGATGACGTTGCCGCCCTGGTCGGCGCCCTCGGCATAGACCGCTGCATCGTTGTCGGCCATTCGATGGGCGCAATGATCGGCATGACGCTTACAGACCTGCTGCCGGAGATGGTTGGGGCGCTCGTCATGATCTCTGGCACCCTCCGGCCGACCTTTCCGAAGGACGACCTGGTGACGGAAGGAATTCTGAGCCTGAGCGACCCGATCAACCCGGCCGATCCCTTGTTCGATCTCTGGCATGCTGGCCCGTATCCGATCGATCGGACGTTCCTCGATCCCGTGAGTCGCGAGGCGGCGGCGATCCCGTCGAGCATCTGGAAGGGCATCCTGGGCGAATTTTCCCGGCTTGACATGACGCGGACGGCAAGCCGGATTTCGGTGCCGGTCCTTTGCATTGCCGGCAGCGAGGATATGCTTTTCGACGCGGGCCATCGTCTTGCGCTCGCAAGCGCCTTGCCCGATGCAAAGTCCGTCCTCATGGACGGTTTCGGCCACAATCCGCATTGGGAAGATCCCGAGCAGGTGGCGCTTCATGTCGAACGGTTTCTTCAAGGCGTTCTCGTTGCGGAGAGAACATTTGACTGA
- a CDS encoding LysR family transcriptional regulator, with amino-acid sequence MSINCEILDLRAFLSVVELENFHRAAEALNLSQPALSRRIQKLELAIGAPLLERTTRHVSTTALGAELIPLVRRMLEEFDTSLFAVRDVGSQRSGLVTIACLPTAAFYFLPTVIKQFSAEYPHIRFRILDLPATDGLQAVARGEVEFGINIMGFSDPDLVFDRLIEDPFVLAARKDHPLATKSELEWDDLAPYQLITVHRSSGNRTLLDAALAKSNLKLRWSYEVTHLSTSLGLVEAGLGISVLPKLATPQEEHPFLVTRPICNPQISRTIGIVRRRGGTLSPAAERFMTMLIGTWAEAN; translated from the coding sequence ATGAGCATTAATTGTGAGATATTGGACTTGCGCGCGTTTCTATCGGTCGTCGAACTGGAGAATTTCCACCGAGCTGCCGAAGCTCTCAATCTTTCCCAGCCGGCACTCAGCCGACGAATTCAGAAGCTGGAGCTGGCAATCGGGGCGCCGTTGCTCGAGCGCACGACGCGGCATGTCTCGACAACTGCCCTCGGGGCGGAGCTGATCCCCTTGGTGCGACGCATGCTCGAGGAGTTCGACACGTCGCTGTTTGCGGTGCGCGATGTCGGGTCCCAGCGCAGCGGTCTGGTGACCATCGCTTGCCTGCCGACGGCAGCCTTCTATTTCCTGCCGACGGTCATCAAGCAGTTCAGCGCCGAGTATCCCCATATTCGGTTTCGCATCCTCGACCTGCCTGCCACGGACGGGCTGCAGGCGGTCGCCCGCGGGGAAGTCGAGTTCGGCATCAATATCATGGGCTTCTCAGATCCCGACCTTGTCTTTGACCGGCTCATCGAGGATCCGTTCGTGCTGGCAGCACGCAAGGATCATCCGCTGGCGACGAAGAGCGAACTCGAGTGGGATGATCTGGCGCCCTATCAACTGATCACGGTTCACCGGTCCAGCGGCAATCGCACCCTTCTTGATGCAGCATTGGCGAAATCGAACCTGAAACTGCGTTGGTCCTATGAAGTCACGCATCTTTCGACATCGCTTGGTCTGGTCGAGGCCGGGCTTGGAATTTCGGTTCTTCCGAAACTCGCTACACCACAGGAAGAGCACCCGTTCCTCGTCACGAGACCTATTTGCAATCCTCAAATCTCGCGAACGATCGGCATTGTGCGCCGTCGCGGTGGGACGCTTTCGCCGGCAGCCGAGCGCTTCATGACCATGTTGATTGGGACGTGGGCTGAAGCAAACTGA
- a CDS encoding 4-oxalomesaconate tautomerase encodes MNDLISIPCVLMRGGTSKGPFFLASDLPSDSRQRDQILLSVMGSGHPLQIDGIGGGNPVTSKVAIVGPATVSDADVDYLFAQVRIDQQFVDTSPNCGNMLAAVGPFAVEAGLVKAATGVTRVRIHNVNTGKLIEAEVPTPDGRVAYMGDASIDGVPGNAAPIALTFMDAAGARTGMLFPTGNPRDRIDGIDVTCIDCAMPMMLLEATALGVTGNEPAAELNANGSLLERLETLRLEAGRRMGMGDVSNQVTPKPVLISRPDKGGDLGVRYFMPHQCHPSLATTGAVGIATACISDGTVASRLIGDRKPPIVLVLEHPSGRLEVKLDTRDGKTVAGILRTARRLFEGRVFAKPIAQMVCAA; translated from the coding sequence ATGAACGACCTGATTTCCATCCCCTGCGTTCTGATGCGAGGCGGCACCTCCAAGGGACCGTTTTTTCTCGCATCCGACCTTCCGTCGGATTCGCGTCAACGCGATCAGATCCTGCTTTCGGTTATGGGATCCGGTCACCCGTTGCAGATCGATGGAATCGGCGGTGGCAATCCGGTCACCAGCAAGGTCGCCATCGTTGGCCCAGCAACAGTGTCCGATGCCGATGTGGATTATCTGTTCGCCCAGGTCCGCATCGATCAGCAATTCGTCGATACCTCGCCCAACTGCGGAAATATGCTGGCGGCCGTCGGGCCGTTCGCGGTTGAGGCCGGCCTGGTCAAGGCGGCGACGGGGGTAACCCGCGTGCGCATTCACAACGTTAATACCGGCAAATTGATTGAAGCCGAGGTTCCGACCCCTGATGGCCGCGTTGCCTACATGGGAGATGCCTCGATCGACGGCGTGCCCGGCAATGCCGCGCCAATCGCGCTGACCTTCATGGATGCCGCCGGGGCGCGCACAGGCATGCTTTTTCCCACCGGCAACCCGCGCGACAGGATTGACGGTATCGATGTCACCTGCATCGACTGCGCTATGCCGATGATGTTGCTGGAAGCCACCGCCCTCGGCGTGACGGGCAACGAACCTGCGGCCGAGCTCAACGCCAACGGTTCTTTGCTGGAACGGCTCGAAACTCTGAGGCTCGAGGCCGGCCGGCGCATGGGTATGGGTGACGTTAGCAATCAGGTCACGCCAAAGCCGGTTCTGATCTCCAGGCCCGACAAGGGCGGCGATCTCGGCGTGCGCTATTTCATGCCGCATCAGTGCCATCCATCTCTTGCAACGACCGGTGCGGTTGGGATTGCCACGGCCTGTATCAGCGACGGAACAGTCGCCTCGCGGCTGATCGGGGACCGCAAGCCGCCGATCGTTCTCGTTCTGGAACATCCAAGCGGTCGTTTGGAAGTGAAACTGGATACCCGCGACGGCAAGACAGTTGCCGGAATCCTGCGGACGGCCCGGCGCCTCTTCGAGGGCCGGGTCTTTGCAAAACCTATCGCGCAAATGGTTTGCGCGGCATAA
- a CDS encoding ABC transporter substrate-binding protein: MRKLLIALAATVAFAGSAFAEPVRISVGSYNLNNLPFPVAAGLGLYEKEGLEVTVENFASGGSKTLQALVAGSTDIAVGFYDHTIQMQSQNKAVVGFVQLARNSGLVLAGGKGTTFDPAKPETIKGAKIGITAPGSSSDFFVRYYLQRNNLSADDISLIGVGSGAAAVAALEQGKVDLLVNYDPAATFIEAKGVGKILIDARSDEGAKEIYGGIYPTSVLYATQAYIDENPETIQKVTNATVKALAWMNTHSAEEIVEKLPKEFISGDRDTYVKAVQNAKPIFSVDGKFSETDTQTPLAVLKSFNEKVAAATIDLSKTYTNAFVDKVTDKTTN; this comes from the coding sequence ATGCGTAAACTTTTGATCGCCCTTGCGGCAACGGTCGCTTTCGCCGGTTCGGCCTTTGCGGAACCCGTCCGCATCAGCGTCGGGTCCTACAACCTCAACAACCTGCCCTTCCCGGTCGCAGCCGGCCTAGGTCTCTACGAGAAGGAAGGTCTTGAGGTGACCGTCGAAAACTTTGCATCTGGCGGTTCCAAGACGCTGCAGGCGCTTGTCGCCGGCTCGACGGATATCGCCGTCGGCTTCTACGATCATACGATCCAGATGCAGTCGCAGAACAAGGCCGTTGTGGGCTTTGTCCAGCTTGCGCGCAATTCGGGCCTGGTTCTAGCTGGCGGTAAGGGCACAACCTTCGATCCGGCTAAACCCGAGACAATCAAGGGCGCGAAAATCGGCATCACCGCACCGGGTTCATCCTCGGACTTCTTCGTCCGCTACTATTTGCAGCGCAACAATCTTTCGGCCGACGACATCTCGTTGATCGGCGTTGGCTCAGGCGCGGCCGCAGTCGCGGCACTCGAGCAAGGGAAAGTTGATCTGTTGGTCAACTACGATCCGGCAGCAACCTTTATCGAAGCCAAGGGTGTCGGCAAGATTTTGATCGACGCCCGCAGTGACGAGGGTGCCAAGGAAATCTACGGTGGAATCTACCCGACCTCCGTCCTTTATGCGACGCAGGCCTATATCGATGAGAACCCGGAAACCATCCAGAAGGTCACGAACGCGACCGTTAAGGCACTGGCCTGGATGAACACACATAGCGCTGAAGAGATCGTCGAAAAACTGCCGAAAGAATTCATCTCCGGCGACCGGGACACCTATGTGAAGGCCGTCCAGAATGCCAAACCGATTTTCTCAGTGGACGGCAAATTCAGCGAGACCGACACGCAGACACCGTTGGCCGTTCTCAAGAGCTTCAACGAAAAGGTTGCTGCTGCAACAATCGATCTTTCCAAAACCTACACGAACGCTTTCGTGGACAAGGTGACGGATAAGACCACCAACTGA
- a CDS encoding ABC transporter ATP-binding protein, whose amino-acid sequence MSLAVVTPMPIPTGQQNAKSMVSIDAVTMSFGSYVAVQDVNLAVDDGEFLTIVGPTGCGKSTILNAIAGLLKPTSGTVTIDGTPVKGVQNDIGYLFQQDALLPWKTSIENVELGLMFRGVAAAERRERSMSWLAKVGLKGFEHRYPHQLSGGQRKRVQMAQALIAGPKVILMDEPFSALDIHTRHLMQNELLRLWQEERRAVVMITHDLEEAIALGDRVAILAAGPRSRVIESFPVDLERPRDVAEIKLDPRFMDLYRNIWASLRGEVEKSYERRD is encoded by the coding sequence ATGTCTTTGGCTGTCGTAACACCTATGCCTATCCCGACGGGACAGCAAAACGCAAAGTCGATGGTATCGATCGACGCCGTGACAATGTCGTTTGGTTCCTATGTCGCGGTGCAGGACGTCAACCTGGCGGTTGACGATGGTGAGTTTCTCACCATCGTCGGCCCGACCGGTTGCGGCAAGAGCACCATTTTGAACGCGATCGCAGGGCTTCTGAAACCCACGAGCGGAACGGTGACGATCGACGGTACGCCGGTAAAGGGCGTCCAGAACGACATCGGCTATCTCTTCCAGCAGGACGCGCTACTCCCGTGGAAAACATCCATTGAGAATGTCGAACTCGGCCTGATGTTCAGGGGTGTTGCAGCCGCCGAGCGCCGCGAGCGTTCCATGAGCTGGCTTGCCAAGGTCGGGCTCAAAGGCTTCGAACATCGCTATCCGCACCAACTGTCCGGCGGCCAGCGCAAACGTGTCCAGATGGCGCAAGCGCTCATTGCCGGTCCGAAGGTGATCCTAATGGACGAACCGTTCTCGGCCCTCGACATCCACACGCGGCATCTCATGCAGAACGAACTGCTGCGGCTTTGGCAGGAAGAACGCCGCGCCGTCGTGATGATCACACACGACCTCGAAGAGGCCATAGCCCTTGGAGACCGCGTCGCCATTCTGGCCGCCGGCCCCCGTTCGCGGGTCATCGAAAGTTTCCCGGTGGATCTCGAGCGGCCACGGGATGTGGCTGAGATCAAGCTCGATCCACGCTTTATGGATTTGTATCGCAATATCTGGGCTTCCCTGCGCGGTGAAGTGGAGAAAAGCTATGAACGTCGTGACTGA
- a CDS encoding ABC transporter permease: MNVVTERIIQLGMLVFILGGWQLGVTAGFIDVFFFPAPLDIFNQIINWVVDPSFYKHVSITLTETVLGYIIGTGLGVAAGVWLGLSRSAARILDPFIKGLNAIPRVVLAPIFVLWLGLGLWSKVALAVTLVFFITFFNAMQGVREVNPVVLANARILGAKRSDLLRHVYFPAAASWILSSLRTSVGFAVVGAIIGEYLGSSAGLGYLIAQAEGNFDAVGVFAGIIILAMFVLIIDRVLDVLEGRLIKWRPNAAEERAA, translated from the coding sequence ATGAACGTCGTGACTGAACGCATTATCCAGCTCGGCATGCTGGTTTTTATCCTCGGCGGCTGGCAGCTCGGCGTGACCGCCGGCTTCATCGATGTCTTCTTTTTCCCGGCGCCCCTCGATATCTTCAACCAGATCATCAACTGGGTCGTTGATCCGAGCTTTTACAAGCATGTCTCGATAACCCTGACGGAAACAGTGCTCGGCTACATCATCGGCACAGGTCTGGGCGTCGCCGCCGGTGTCTGGCTCGGTCTCAGCCGTAGCGCTGCCCGGATCCTCGATCCGTTCATCAAGGGGCTCAACGCCATTCCCCGCGTCGTTCTCGCGCCGATCTTCGTCCTCTGGCTGGGCCTGGGTCTCTGGTCCAAGGTGGCGCTCGCCGTCACGTTGGTTTTCTTCATCACTTTCTTCAACGCGATGCAGGGTGTGCGCGAAGTCAACCCGGTGGTTCTCGCAAACGCAAGGATCCTCGGGGCCAAGCGGTCCGATCTGCTGCGGCACGTCTACTTCCCGGCAGCGGCAAGCTGGATTCTGTCCTCGCTGCGCACGTCTGTTGGCTTCGCGGTGGTCGGCGCCATCATCGGCGAATATCTCGGCTCCTCCGCAGGTCTAGGCTACCTGATCGCCCAAGCGGAGGGCAACTTCGATGCGGTCGGCGTATTCGCCGGCATCATCATCCTTGCGATGTTCGTTCTCATCATCGATCGAGTTCTGGATGTTCTGGAGGGACGGCTCATCAAGTGGAGGCCGAACGCCGCAGAAGAAAGAGCGGCGTAA
- a CDS encoding NAD(P)-dependent oxidoreductase: MLVNMARGNMVNQDAVVEMLVSKQLGGAALDVLDKKPAVPAALLDLDNVVLSPQQGSRTEETRAAVGDLIVANLTANFPGKPLIVRHSENPSWNGLPAFTAGHVAAPDLAEVLSGDSDRNQTLSCGIHLDEVRRSTMPQTVVQSIGPRFESV; encoded by the coding sequence GTGCTCGTCAACATGGCACGTGGCAACATGGTGAATCAGGACGCGGTGGTCGAAATGTTAGTGTCGAAGCAACTCGGCGGCGCAGCGCTCGACGTGCTCGACAAAAAGCCGGCTGTGCCCGCCGCGCTTCTCGATCTCGACAACGTCGTGCTTTCGCCGCAACAGGGCAGCCGGACGGAAGAGACCCGCGCCGCGGTCGGGGATCTCATAGTTGCAAACCTAACCGCCAATTTCCCGGGGAAGCCGCTGATAGTCCGGCATTCTGAAAATCCAAGTTGGAATGGTTTGCCGGCATTTACTGCCGGTCACGTAGCGGCTCCGGACTTGGCAGAGGTTCTGTCGGGAGATTCGGACCGCAATCAAACGCTGTCATGTGGCATCCATCTTGATGAAGTCCGGCGGTCGACGATGCCGCAAACGGTAGTTCAATCTATCGGCCCACGGTTCGAATCCGTTTAA